The DNA segment CAGAAATGATAGCGGAAGAAGCCGCCAAGCGTTCCCGATTCTCCGCGATGAACGTATCCAGGTGAACACTGCCAACTTCTTCCTCACCTTCAAAAATGTACTTGATATTGACAGGCAAACGCCCACTTGTTTTCAGATAGGCTTCAGCGGCTTTGAGATGGATGAATAATTGCCCCTTGTCATCCGTAGCGCCACGGGCATAGATATTTTCACCGATGATTGTTGGCTCAAAAGGCGGCGTTTTCCACTCGTCCAGTGGGTCAACCGGCTGCACGTCGTAGTGTCCATAGACAACCACAGTTGGCGCCTCAGGACCTGCACCAAGCCATTCACCATACACAATCGGGTGTCCACCTGTTTCAACCAGTTCCACATGCTGAATACCCACCAGGCGCATGTGTTCAGCCAGCCATTCAGCGGCACGCCGCACATCCGCAGCATGCTCTGACAGCGTACTGATGCTGGGAATGCGTAAGAACGTTTTGAGTTCTTCCACAAAACGGGTACGATGCTCGCGGGCGTATTCGCGCGGTGTCGTCATAACGAGCCTCCCAATTGAACACATTTTGTCTGAGGTAGTCTGTTTGCCAACCGCAGGAACATGCCACAGAGGAAGGAAAAGAGCAAGTGGGGGCAAAGAAAAAGACCCCGCCGAAGCGGGGCCCTTTCGTGAACGCTCGCGTAGATGAATCAGGCACCACTGAGGGTGTCAGAAATGCGCGAGAAGACCGAGCTAATCTGGCCACCGAGCAAGGTCAGCGCGGCGATGACGACGATAGCGACGAGCACGATGATCAGCGCGTATTCGACCAAGCCCTGGCCTTCTTCGCGCTCCGCAACGAGTTCGTTGAGCAAAGCGTTGAGGTAAGTGTACAGATAAAGCATAGTAAATCCTCCTGAATAAAATGATTTCGTTTCGGGGATAACCCCCTTCAACCTTGTGCCTTCCAACGAAGGCACTGGCATTATAGCCAATTGATGAAAAGATTGCAATAGGAGCAAACTCCTATTTTCTCTTGGCAACGCGACTTTCGTCCCGCCTAAAAAAGATTTGGGGGTTATCAATCCAAATACCTACTGTTGCGGAGCGTTTTGATGACAATTCCTTCATGGTCCTGGCTTGTGCTGAGTGGCATTGCTTTCATCGTCAGCATTGCCGGGTTGGTGTTTCCATTGCTGCCCAGTGCGCCTTTTCTTTTCCTTGCCGCCTGCTTCTACGACGCGGCGTTTGGCTTTGAAGTGTTTGGCGCTCCTTGGCTTCTGGTGCTTGGGGGGCTTGCACTGGTGGGGAGCCTGGCCGATTGGTGGGTCGGGTATCTGCTGGCACGCCGTGGCGGCGCTTCACGTTGGGCAACGTTGGTAGGGCTGATAGGCAGCCTTGTCGGGTTTCTGCTCTTCTCGCTCCCCGGGCTTCTGATTGGCGCCGTCGCCGGTCTCTTCATCGTCGAGGCGTTGCGTCAACGTCATCTGTCATCGGCGCTGCGCGCCGGTTGGTTCTGGCTTCTCGGATGGGGCATTGGTTTGGGTGTTCAAGTGCTCACATTCGCGAGTATGGTTGTGCTGGTTCTCTGGCGTATCAGCCTCGCTTGGTAAGCACAAAATTGAAAACGCCCCATAAGGGGCGTTTTCGGTCGGCACACAGTTGGTGGTGGTTATGCTTCCAAGATGAACGATTTGATGTAGCCGCCCCGATGGAAAGCCCGCACTGTTTCGACATGGCTGAGAACAGAGGGCATGCCAACGTACAAAATGCGGTGTTCCTGCGCATCGGCTTCAAGTTCTGTGAGCAACACTTCGGTTTCCAAACGGGGCACATGTTTGGGTTGCGCTTGAATAAACGCCTCACGATGCGCCAACACCAATTGCAAGGCTTCGCGAGAGATGATGGCCTGAGGCAATTGGTTGTTGATGGTTGAACCGAGCATCAGGCGCAACAACTTGTCGCCACGTTCGCGCTCTCCCGCGCCGTAGAGTGTGCGGGCGAGCCATGCCGTTGCCACAGGCCACACAGCCGGCAACAAGCCGCTCAACTCCGGAGCATACGAGTAGGCGGGCACATAGCCGTTCAAGCGGCGATCGAAAAGCGCGTCGTAAAGCCAATCCAGCGTGGAGAACACGGGCTCTCGGTCTTCCGGCCAGATGCCGAACAAAGCAGGCGCAAGCAGTGAAATCGTTGGGCGTAAATCGGGGTAGCCGTTGCTGTCCAGGCGCGTGATGAAACGTTCATTGCGCAGCAAGTGCTGTTCAATGCCTTTGCGCAACGCGCCATACACTATATCCAAATCCCGGTCTCGGTAGGCTTCGGCGGCTAAATGAAAGGCTGCTGCCGCCGCCGAAGCGACCCACAAGGAAAACCCCGCCCCATCGAAGGGGGGCAAAATGTCCCCGCCAACGCGCGGCAATCCCAATTGGGGATGAAGGCGCTTCTCCAAGTACCCCAGCCCGCGGCGCACACGCACTTCAATGGCTTTGAGAAATTCGGCTTCTTCGGAGAGTTGGGCGTATTTGAGCAACGCCCACACCCCCATGGCGGTGGCTTCGGTTATGCCCGGTCCTTCCATGGGGCGGCCATCTTGGCGATAGCGCGGCGCCCAATGTCCATCCCCCTTCTGCAAAATCATCAAGCCACGCAAAATGGGGCGCAACTGTTCGCGGTTGCCCATCTCGGCCAGTGACGCCAGCAACAACGCTTGTTCGCGTGTGACGACAACCGCGGTGGGGTCATCCGGCGGTACGTTGGTGTACGCCATGCCCGTGCTGATTTCAACACGGCAAGCCTTCAACAAAGCCTGCGTTGATTCCAGGAATGGGTCAAGATTGCTCACGGTGCACCTCTTGGCAACGTTTTTTCAACGATGTGTGCTTTTGGCGATTGTATCACAAGCCTGATTTCATGGCGAGAGCAGCGCAGGCTCACACTTGGGCGGCGTCCCAAATCAGTTTGAAGGGGTTGGGCATAGGGGTATCCTCTTCCGGGGCTTCGTTCTGGCGCTCTTCACGCGCCAGGAGCGCCGCCGCTGTGCCTACGCCCACAAACAGCCAATAGAGTGCGACGCTGTGAGGAAAGGCGATATTGAAGAAATAATGATCGAAAATGCCGCCAAACATCGCGCCCAATACCGCCGACAACGCCCCAAAGAGGATTGGTTCGAGCGTGCTGCCACGCCGCACGATGCGCAGGCTTTTGACGCCCAGCCAGTAAAACCCTCCCATGGTCGCCAGAAAAGCCCCCAACCCAAGCAAGCCCATAAATTCGGCCATGAGCAGATACATGCTGCTGACGCCGATATAGAGGTCTATGTCGGGTGAGCCGGAGAACCCAACACCAAACCAAGGATACCGCCGAATCAACCGCAAGGCGTCCTTGTATTCGCCAAACCGCATTTGGGTGGCTAGGTCTTCGCCCCGCAAACCGGCAATGAAGCGATCCACATAGCCTTGCG comes from the Ardenticatena maritima genome and includes:
- a CDS encoding Flp family type IVb pilin, encoding MLYLYTYLNALLNELVAEREEGQGLVEYALIIVLVAIVVIAALTLLGGQISSVFSRISDTLSGA
- a CDS encoding DUF456 domain-containing protein, with the protein product MTIPSWSWLVLSGIAFIVSIAGLVFPLLPSAPFLFLAACFYDAAFGFEVFGAPWLLVLGGLALVGSLADWWVGYLLARRGGASRWATLVGLIGSLVGFLLFSLPGLLIGAVAGLFIVEALRQRHLSSALRAGWFWLLGWGIGLGVQVLTFASMVVLVLWRISLAW
- a CDS encoding prenyltransferase/squalene oxidase repeat-containing protein encodes the protein MSNLDPFLESTQALLKACRVEISTGMAYTNVPPDDPTAVVVTREQALLLASLAEMGNREQLRPILRGLMILQKGDGHWAPRYRQDGRPMEGPGITEATAMGVWALLKYAQLSEEAEFLKAIEVRVRRGLGYLEKRLHPQLGLPRVGGDILPPFDGAGFSLWVASAAAAAFHLAAEAYRDRDLDIVYGALRKGIEQHLLRNERFITRLDSNGYPDLRPTISLLAPALFGIWPEDREPVFSTLDWLYDALFDRRLNGYVPAYSYAPELSGLLPAVWPVATAWLARTLYGAGERERGDKLLRLMLGSTINNQLPQAIISREALQLVLAHREAFIQAQPKHVPRLETEVLLTELEADAQEHRILYVGMPSVLSHVETVRAFHRGGYIKSFILEA